In Candidatus Caldatribacterium sp., one DNA window encodes the following:
- a CDS encoding IS256 family transposase, with protein sequence MFLDGTFLSIRRGKTAKEPVYMALGIEPDGRRDILGFWLFGTEGESARNWEEVLKDLKRRGVQRVRIFITDDLPGLEEAIKKIFPEADWQLCVLHAVRDALNKVRRKDREALAEALKKIYRAETEEEAREALKRLRDCWGGMYPKIVERWETKAYALLAFLRHPKSIRRYLYTTNQLERLAKEVKRRTKVVEVFCGEEAVEKLLYLVLSHLNEAWGSRRLRGFAEIEMGSYHAG encoded by the coding sequence GTGTTCCTGGATGGGACTTTCCTCTCCATCCGCCGGGGAAAAACGGCCAAGGAACCGGTGTACATGGCCCTGGGGATTGAGCCGGATGGGCGAAGGGATATCCTGGGGTTTTGGCTGTTTGGGACGGAAGGGGAGAGCGCCAGGAATTGGGAAGAGGTTCTCAAAGACCTGAAACGACGGGGGGTCCAAAGAGTGCGGATCTTCATCACCGATGATCTTCCGGGTCTGGAGGAGGCGATCAAAAAGATCTTTCCCGAAGCCGATTGGCAGCTTTGTGTTTTGCATGCCGTACGGGATGCATTGAACAAGGTCAGAAGGAAGGACCGCGAGGCCTTGGCTGAAGCTCTCAAGAAGATTTATCGCGCAGAAACTGAGGAGGAGGCCAGGGAAGCGTTGAAGAGGTTGCGGGATTGCTGGGGCGGAATGTATCCCAAGATTGTGGAGCGATGGGAGACCAAGGCTTATGCCCTTTTGGCGTTTCTTCGTCACCCCAAGTCCATCCGGCGGTACTTGTACACCACGAACCAACTGGAACGCTTAGCCAAGGAGGTGAAGAGGAGGACGAAGGTGGTGGAGGTGTTCTGTGGAGAGGAGGCGGTAGAAAAGCTCTTGTACCTGGTTTTGAGTCACTTGAACGAGGCCTGGGGATCGCGAAGGCTCCGAGGATTTGCGGAAATCGAGATGGGAAGCTATCATGCTGGCTAG
- a CDS encoding glucose 1-dehydrogenase, giving the protein MASVVDLFRLDGEVAVVTGGAQGLGREMCIGLAEAGASVVVADLNLEKAQRVAEEIRGLGVASEAMQVDVTKKAQVEAVVQRTVELFGKIDILVACAGVGQWMKAEEMPEEDWKRVLDINLNGVFFACQAAGREMIKCRKGSIITISSMSGIIVNTPQAQAHYNASKAAVIMLTKSLASEWAPYNVRVNTIAPGYMETQLVADLLKQYPEYAELWKKLAPMGRLGRPEEIKGPCVFLASPASSYITGSVLVMDGGYTIW; this is encoded by the coding sequence GTGGCCTCCGTAGTTGACCTCTTTCGCCTCGATGGAGAAGTGGCCGTTGTTACCGGTGGAGCACAGGGTCTTGGGAGAGAGATGTGCATAGGCCTTGCCGAAGCTGGAGCCTCTGTGGTTGTAGCCGACCTCAACCTTGAAAAGGCCCAGAGAGTCGCCGAGGAAATCCGGGGTCTTGGAGTTGCCTCAGAGGCGATGCAGGTTGATGTGACGAAGAAAGCCCAGGTTGAGGCAGTGGTGCAGCGGACCGTTGAGCTCTTCGGAAAAATTGACATTCTCGTGGCCTGTGCAGGGGTTGGGCAGTGGATGAAAGCCGAGGAAATGCCAGAGGAAGACTGGAAGCGGGTTCTCGATATCAACCTCAATGGAGTCTTCTTCGCCTGCCAGGCGGCAGGGAGGGAAATGATCAAGTGCCGAAAGGGGAGCATCATCACCATCTCCTCCATGTCGGGAATCATCGTGAACACTCCTCAGGCGCAGGCCCACTACAACGCTTCAAAGGCCGCCGTCATCATGCTCACAAAGTCTTTGGCTTCTGAATGGGCCCCGTACAACGTTCGGGTGAACACCATTGCCCCGGGGTACATGGAGACGCAACTTGTTGCGGACCTCCTGAAGCAGTATCCTGAGTACGCTGAGCTCTGGAAAAAGCTCGCCCCCATGGGGCGCCTGGGTCGGCCTGAAGAGATAAAGGGTCCCTGTGTCTTTTTGGCCTCTCCCGCTTCCTCGTACATTACGGGAAGCGTGCTTGTTATGGACGGAGGATACACCATCTGGTAG
- a CDS encoding transposase has product MPRVREGNFHPRILPYRKRASVDLSEVILTLYKEHLPLPGGRLRRLLLPAEHLPTPCGRRGTGEGLAGKAISGGVLRGVPGWDFPLHPPGKNGQGTGVHGPGD; this is encoded by the coding sequence GTGCCCCGCGTGCGAGAAGGGAATTTCCATCCGAGGATTCTCCCCTACCGGAAGCGGGCTTCAGTAGACCTCTCGGAAGTTATCCTCACCCTCTACAAGGAACATCTCCCGCTTCCTGGAGGGCGTTTACGGCGCCTTCTACTCCCCGCAGAGCATCTCCCGACTCCTTGTGGTCGCCGAGGAACAGGTGAAGGTCTGGCGGGAAAGGCCATTAGCGGAGGAGTACTACGCGGTGTTCCTGGATGGGACTTTCCTCTCCATCCGCCGGGGAAAAACGGCCAAGGAACCGGTGTACATGGCCCTGGGGATTGA
- a CDS encoding precorrin-2 C(20)-methyltransferase, with protein sequence MKLWIVGVGPGDPRLLTVHAVEVLRRVELAFAPLMGSELESRAYQVACPYLSPGCAVVYLSLEDPHASRRVVEALASRKPKEAAFLVLGDPGLYGSPFRILPEVAGGIPLEVEVIPGISAHQVMSARLLLPLAQGGEILSIVPGTAEKERIGTLLANSDTCVVYKVASLFRRVALDFGDSFEGWIGENLATEKEKIYPLANCSLSLPYFSLAFLRRRKSPYLLQSL encoded by the coding sequence ATGAAGCTCTGGATTGTGGGTGTGGGACCGGGGGATCCCAGGCTTTTGACGGTGCATGCCGTTGAAGTCCTCAGGCGGGTGGAGCTTGCTTTTGCCCCTCTCATGGGTTCTGAACTCGAGAGCCGGGCGTACCAGGTGGCCTGTCCCTACCTTTCCCCGGGATGCGCGGTGGTCTACCTATCCCTTGAGGACCCTCATGCGTCCCGGCGTGTTGTGGAGGCTTTGGCTTCCCGGAAACCCAAAGAGGCGGCTTTCCTTGTCCTTGGGGATCCGGGGCTTTACGGATCGCCCTTCCGGATTCTCCCTGAAGTCGCAGGAGGAATTCCCCTCGAGGTTGAGGTTATTCCGGGCATCAGCGCTCACCAGGTGATGAGCGCACGCCTCCTTTTGCCCCTTGCGCAGGGAGGGGAAATCTTGAGCATTGTTCCGGGGACTGCAGAAAAAGAGCGCATCGGGACCCTCCTTGCAAATTCTGACACCTGTGTCGTGTACAAGGTAGCTTCGCTTTTCAGGAGAGTTGCCCTGGATTTCGGGGACTCCTTCGAGGGGTGGATTGGGGAAAACCTGGCAACAGAGAAGGAGAAAATCTATCCCCTTGCGAATTGTTCCCTGTCCCTTCCGTACTTTTCCCTTGCATTTCTTCGTCGCAGGAAGTCTCCATACCTATTGCAGAGTTTGTAG
- a CDS encoding glucuronate isomerase: MFIDTNFLNPNWLLTTKEAVWLYHEVALPLRKSRGIVDVHTHLSLRQICDNASFLNIWKAEVVDERYGNCDHYLVQLAAKFPPFSFELAYDSSRSDFEKWMVLSEVFPYLEGNRVHQWMHLDLGRVFGIAELLGPETGKSIWEETEKALSREDMRPQELLRKMGGRLFATTDDPLDNLEDHKRARATIPDILFIPTFRPDAYRDVTSPHFRENVRRLCEATGEDTTLRGLLEALRKRHAYFAAMGARASDHGLVEPWGLEVPEARAEEIFVRAFEKGERFSPRSPEARDFTSYMMHRFLEMDREAHLVTQIHFGVLRDANPYLFSRFGSNVGGDVTLDSIQVVENLRPLLSRFFSGKDNAEHHLVLYTMNHEYLHVLVALARAFPRVHPGFPWWFNDAPHLIEEALLEIANSFLLTSMGGPVADGRKILSEGSRFEVFDRMICRVVGKLLSEGQISRPGATRLVEALMYRNVVWIFGLEGVLP; the protein is encoded by the coding sequence ATGTTCATTGACACTAATTTCCTCAACCCCAACTGGCTCCTCACGACAAAAGAAGCGGTGTGGCTCTACCATGAGGTGGCGCTTCCCCTTCGGAAATCCCGGGGTATCGTCGATGTCCACACCCACCTCAGCCTCCGGCAAATCTGTGACAATGCTTCTTTTCTGAACATCTGGAAAGCGGAAGTGGTGGATGAACGGTACGGAAACTGCGACCACTACCTCGTGCAGCTTGCCGCCAAGTTCCCGCCCTTTTCCTTTGAGCTTGCCTACGACTCCTCCCGCTCCGACTTCGAAAAGTGGATGGTCCTGAGTGAGGTCTTCCCCTACCTTGAGGGGAACCGCGTCCACCAGTGGATGCACCTTGATCTCGGGAGGGTCTTCGGTATTGCGGAGCTCCTTGGACCTGAGACGGGAAAGTCCATATGGGAGGAAACGGAGAAAGCCCTTTCCCGGGAGGACATGCGGCCTCAGGAGCTCCTCCGGAAGATGGGCGGGCGGCTCTTTGCCACCACTGACGACCCCCTTGACAACCTTGAGGACCACAAGAGGGCTCGAGCAACCATTCCCGATATCCTCTTCATCCCCACCTTTCGGCCCGATGCGTACCGGGATGTCACGAGTCCTCACTTCCGGGAGAACGTCAGGAGGCTCTGCGAAGCAACCGGTGAGGACACCACCCTTCGGGGACTCCTCGAGGCCCTGCGCAAAAGGCACGCTTACTTTGCCGCCATGGGTGCCCGCGCAAGCGACCATGGCCTTGTGGAGCCCTGGGGCCTTGAGGTTCCTGAGGCCCGGGCTGAAGAGATTTTCGTCCGGGCGTTCGAGAAAGGAGAGCGCTTCAGTCCCCGTTCCCCTGAAGCTCGGGACTTCACCTCCTACATGATGCACCGCTTCCTGGAGATGGACCGGGAAGCCCACCTGGTAACCCAGATCCACTTTGGGGTTCTGCGGGATGCGAATCCCTACCTTTTCAGCCGCTTTGGAAGCAACGTGGGAGGGGATGTCACCCTTGACAGCATCCAGGTGGTGGAGAACCTCAGGCCCCTTCTCTCGCGCTTTTTCAGTGGAAAGGATAACGCCGAGCACCACCTTGTCCTCTATACCATGAACCATGAGTACCTCCATGTCCTTGTGGCTTTGGCTCGGGCTTTCCCCCGGGTCCACCCCGGCTTCCCCTGGTGGTTCAACGATGCTCCCCACCTCATCGAGGAGGCCCTCCTTGAGATAGCTAACTCTTTTCTTCTCACCTCGATGGGCGGACCGGTTGCCGATGGGCGGAAGATTCTCTCCGAAGGGAGTCGCTTTGAGGTCTTCGACCGGATGATCTGCCGGGTGGTGGGGAAGCTCCTCTCCGAGGGCCAGATTTCCCGCCCGGGCGCTACCCGTCTTGTGGAAGCCCTCATGTACCGCAATGTGGTTTGGATTTTTGGGCTTGAGGGAGTTCTCCCTTGA